Proteins encoded together in one Lysinibacillus sp. FSL K6-0232 window:
- a CDS encoding toxic anion resistance protein — MTANNHAFQLHTIPGLSPLVQSYLEAAPQQEAMATYETLSPLAQSRALLYASQIDLTDFESLLSLGQDSQRALSQFADRMLAQVKQKDVTKIGQMLDSLMQTLDRVDPTALEPKKQTFLKKIFGKTEPTVKQTLTEFERISIQVERIGVQLERAQLQLMKDVENLEALYAHNRGFFEELATAIVAGQMKKQQAIEEELPAKVASVQATKQPLAIQQLNDFAAQIERLDQRIYDLQVSQQVALQTAPQIRMIQQANQTLAEKIEFSIVTLIPLWKNQLAMMLSMHMDQHYAQLEERLSRAQDRFASSSFEQQVSKFKETQQELQTAIKDVFALHTATEQEKQQLQDVANARKL; from the coding sequence ATGACAGCAAATAATCATGCATTTCAGCTCCATACAATACCCGGTCTTTCTCCGCTCGTGCAATCCTACTTAGAAGCGGCTCCACAGCAAGAGGCGATGGCGACATATGAAACGCTATCGCCTCTTGCACAAAGTCGTGCATTGCTCTATGCAAGCCAAATTGACCTGACTGATTTTGAATCATTGCTATCGCTCGGTCAGGATTCACAGCGAGCCCTCTCTCAATTTGCAGATCGTATGCTTGCACAGGTCAAGCAAAAGGATGTCACGAAAATTGGACAAATGCTTGATTCACTTATGCAAACATTAGACCGCGTAGACCCAACAGCCTTGGAGCCGAAGAAGCAAACCTTTTTGAAAAAAATCTTTGGCAAAACAGAGCCAACTGTGAAGCAAACATTAACAGAATTTGAGCGTATTAGTATACAGGTGGAGCGTATTGGGGTGCAGCTAGAACGTGCTCAGCTTCAGCTTATGAAAGATGTTGAAAATTTAGAAGCTCTTTATGCACATAATCGGGGATTTTTTGAGGAGCTCGCAACAGCCATTGTAGCTGGTCAAATGAAAAAGCAGCAGGCTATTGAGGAGGAGCTACCCGCAAAGGTAGCAAGCGTCCAAGCTACAAAGCAGCCATTAGCCATTCAACAGCTCAATGACTTTGCCGCACAAATCGAACGGCTGGATCAGCGCATTTATGATTTACAGGTGTCACAGCAAGTAGCACTTCAAACAGCTCCGCAAATTCGTATGATTCAACAGGCAAATCAAACATTGGCTGAAAAAATAGAGTTTTCCATTGTTACGTTAATTCCACTATGGAAAAATCAGCTTGCAATGATGCTCTCGATGCATATGGATCAGCACTATGCACAGCTAGAGGAACGCTTATCCCGCGCACAAGATCGCTTTGCAAGCTCTTCGTTTGAGCAGCAAGTATCAAAGTTTAAGGAAACGCAGCAGGAGCTACAAACAGCCATTAAGGATGTTTTTGCGCTACATACGGCAACAGAGCAGGAAAAACAGCAATTGCAGGATGTAGCAAATGCTCGCAAGCTCTAG
- a CDS encoding 5-bromo-4-chloroindolyl phosphate hydrolysis family protein produces the protein MLSVGQFFSRHAASFFISLTTVSIATIAANPGFFLGGLLFGGSYATSTALLKYRQKRKVMQLAGITKEEYKHIETQLSTANKQIQTLSQNYLRVRSVAAFKQLLEMTRISKNIVKIVKTDPRKFYNVEQFFYAHLPSAVELTEKYTMLSKQPVKDKDIQLTLSKTRETLTDLNDTIQIDLKDALANDIDHLQMEIEFANRSNLRRREQLDWRGDEK, from the coding sequence ATGCTTAGTGTTGGACAGTTTTTTTCTAGACATGCTGCTAGCTTCTTTATTTCGCTCACAACTGTTTCTATCGCAACCATTGCGGCAAATCCTGGATTCTTCCTTGGTGGTTTACTGTTTGGGGGTTCATATGCGACGAGTACAGCATTGTTGAAATATAGACAAAAAAGAAAAGTCATGCAACTAGCAGGTATCACAAAAGAAGAATACAAACATATTGAAACACAGCTATCAACAGCTAATAAGCAAATTCAAACATTAAGTCAAAACTATTTACGTGTCCGCTCTGTTGCAGCCTTTAAGCAACTGCTCGAAATGACACGTATCTCGAAAAATATTGTGAAAATCGTCAAAACTGATCCACGGAAGTTTTATAATGTTGAGCAATTTTTCTATGCACACTTACCTTCTGCTGTCGAGCTAACAGAGAAATATACAATGCTATCAAAGCAGCCTGTGAAGGATAAGGATATTCAATTAACATTATCGAAAACGCGTGAAACGTTAACCGATTTAAACGATACGATTCAAATCGATTTAAAGGATGCGCTTGCCAATGATATTGACCATCTCCAAATGGAAATTGAATTTGCCAATCGCTCCAACCTTAGACGCAGAGAACAATTGGACTGGCGAGGCGATGAAAAATGA